A window of the Lolium perenne isolate Kyuss_39 chromosome 7, Kyuss_2.0, whole genome shotgun sequence genome harbors these coding sequences:
- the LOC127317528 gene encoding protein RICE SALT SENSITIVE 3, with translation MEEQLSPVAVTHLLQHTLRSLCTSDASQWVYAVFWRILPRNYPPPKWDLPGVAYDRSRGNRRNWILAWEDGFCNFAATSAAACGQEGAASVAYAECEAAAAAQQELKQNLQPELFFKMSHDIYNYGEGLIGKVAADHSHKWVFKEPPEQETNLISSWNNPADSQPRTWEAQFQSGIQTIALIAVREGVVQLGSMKKVAEDLSYVVTLRRKFGYLESIPGVLLPHPSSAGVFPDVAAGPWPGMGMMPPMPPPDMYMDPYGAPVPGPASMHIMPSMSSLEALLSKLPSVVPQQPLPPQQPGSMAASAVAAKEEELEEEDYAQCGHGGMDVSMSMPATSNGGESTSASAAAAATAAMSSYFVDVGGKPGEDGF, from the exons ATGGAGGAGCAGCTGAGCCCGGTGGCCGTGACGCACCTGCTGCAGCACACGCTCCGGAGCCTCTGCACCAGCGACGCCTCGCAGTGGGTGTACGCCGTCTTCTGGCGCATCCTCCCCAGGAACTACCCTCCCCCAAA ATGGGATCTCCCAGGTGTGGCCTATGACAGGAGCAGAGGAAACAGGAGGAACTG GATCCTGGCATGGGAGGACGGGTTCTGCAACTTCGCGGCCACCTCTGCTGCCGCCTGCGGCCAGGAGGGAGCAGCTTCTGTGGCGTACGCGGAGTGcgaggctgcggcggcggcgcagcaGGAGCTGAAGCAGAACCTGCAGCCCGAGCTCTTCTTCAAGATGTCCCACGACATCTACAACTACGGCGAAGG GCTGATAGGGAAAGTGGCGGCGGACCACAGCCACAAGTGGGTTTTCAAGGAGCCCCCGGAGCAGGAGACCAACCTCATCTCCTCCTGGAACAACCCTGCCGACTCC CAACCGAGGACATGGGAGGCTCAGTTCCAGTCTGGAATCCAG ACCATCGCCCTGATCGCTGTCAGGGAAGGCGTCGTGCAGCTCGGCTCCATGAAAAAG GTGGCGGAGGACCTGAGCTACGTGGTGACGCTGCGGCGCAAGTTCGGGTACCTGGAGAGCATCCCGGGGGTGCTGCTGCCGCACCCCTCGTCGGCGGGCGTGTTCCCGGACGTCGCCGCCGGGCCGTGGCCGGGCATGGGCATGATGCCGCCCATGCCGCCGCCGGACATGTACATGGACCCCTACGGCGCACCGGTCCCCGGGCCGGCGTCCATGCACATCATGCCGTCCATGAGCAGCCTCGAGGCGCTGCTCTCCAAGCTGCCGTCCGTCGTGCCGCAGCAACCGCTGCCGCCGCAGCAGCCGGGGTCCATGGCTGCGTCGGCGGTCGCGGCCAAGGAggaggagctggaggaggaggactacgcgcAGTGCGGACACGGCGGCATGGACGTGTCGATGTCGATGCCCGCAACGAGCAACGGCGGCGAGAGCACGAGCGCgagcgccgctgccgccgcgaCGGCTGCCATGTCGTCCTACTTCGTCGACGTGGGCGGGAAGCCCGGCGAGGACGGGTTCTAG